Proteins from one Caulobacter sp. 73W genomic window:
- a CDS encoding lysostaphin resistance A-like protein: MNSLIAIAGVLGLLLAAGGVIGLLRPSQFRPLWLFTAAGLVLLADFLLTRGYGLLPNLIPGERNWQGMILALATVLAVASTPAFGWRASYLTPVQAPGSLKPALLVSALYMGFFLALALAFPNGPTLAEDLAFQLTMPGLMEEAFYRGVLLVALGRAFTGRLNLLGVDWSWGAILSCALFGLAHAFGFSRGAFSFDPLTMALTAMPSLIAAWLVLRTRSILLPIVLHNFGNAIMLLV; encoded by the coding sequence GTGAACAGTCTTATCGCAATCGCCGGCGTGCTGGGGCTGCTGCTCGCGGCGGGCGGCGTGATCGGGTTGCTGCGCCCGAGCCAGTTTCGCCCACTGTGGCTCTTTACGGCGGCGGGCCTGGTCCTGCTCGCCGACTTCCTGCTGACCCGCGGCTACGGCCTGCTGCCCAACCTGATCCCGGGAGAGCGCAACTGGCAGGGAATGATCCTGGCCCTGGCGACCGTGCTGGCCGTCGCCTCGACCCCGGCGTTCGGGTGGCGGGCCTCCTACCTGACGCCGGTCCAGGCGCCGGGCAGCCTCAAACCCGCCCTGCTGGTCTCGGCGCTCTATATGGGCTTCTTCCTGGCTCTCGCCTTGGCATTCCCCAACGGGCCGACCCTGGCCGAGGATCTCGCCTTCCAGCTCACCATGCCGGGGCTGATGGAGGAGGCCTTTTATCGTGGGGTGCTGCTGGTGGCGCTCGGCCGGGCGTTTACCGGACGCTTGAACCTGCTTGGCGTGGACTGGAGCTGGGGCGCGATCCTGTCCTGCGCCCTGTTCGGTCTGGCGCACGCCTTCGGCTTCTCGCGCGGGGCGTTCTCGTTCGATCCGCTGACCATGGCGTTGACCGCCATGCCGTCGCTGATCGCGGCGTGGCTGGTGTTGCGGACGCGGAGCATTCTGCTGCCGATCGTGCTGCACAACTTCGGCAACGCGATCATGCTGCTGGTCTAG
- a CDS encoding helix-turn-helix domain-containing protein, with protein sequence MAIRVQLDRVLAERRMSLTELADRVGVTIANLSILKTGKARAIRFSTLDALCRELGCQPGDLLVFEPGPADDDFEEELQGGLS encoded by the coding sequence ATGGCCATCCGTGTTCAGCTCGACCGCGTCCTCGCCGAACGGCGCATGTCCCTCACCGAACTCGCCGACCGGGTCGGCGTGACCATCGCCAACCTGTCGATCCTCAAGACCGGCAAGGCGCGGGCCATCCGATTCTCGACCCTCGACGCCTTGTGCCGCGAGCTGGGCTGCCAGCCTGGAGACCTGTTGGTCTTCGAGCCGGGGCCGGCCGACGACGATTTCGAGGAAGAGCTGCAGGGCGGCCTCAGCTAG
- a CDS encoding DUF2975 domain-containing protein has protein sequence MRALGPGSVSSFLKIILDVVYFALWAGVALLALCALGALLLSFNPELLKGIHISGDDGREVTAKGPLLAGVLAAAALYLGGVLIIVGRLRRIFVTLTAGDPFHPDNVRRLRVVGLVLGGLELGRYAFWGLAAWLAPGSNRIDGGVNLTAWFSVLVVLVLAEIFREGARLRREAELTI, from the coding sequence ATGCGCGCCTTGGGGCCGGGCTCGGTATCGAGCTTTCTGAAGATCATCCTCGACGTCGTCTATTTCGCGCTCTGGGCCGGCGTGGCCCTGCTGGCGCTCTGCGCCCTCGGGGCGCTGCTGCTCAGCTTCAATCCCGAACTGCTCAAGGGCATCCACATCAGCGGCGACGATGGCCGCGAGGTGACCGCCAAGGGCCCGCTGCTGGCCGGGGTCCTGGCCGCCGCCGCCCTCTATCTGGGCGGGGTGCTGATCATCGTCGGCCGTCTGCGCCGCATCTTCGTGACCCTGACAGCGGGCGACCCCTTCCATCCCGACAATGTGCGCCGCCTGCGGGTCGTGGGCCTGGTGCTGGGCGGGCTGGAGCTGGGGCGTTACGCGTTCTGGGGCCTCGCTGCGTGGCTGGCGCCGGGCTCCAACCGCATCGACGGCGGGGTCAACCTGACCGCCTGGTTCTCAGTGCTGGTGGTGCTGGTGCTGGCCGAAATCTTCCGCGAGGGCGCCCGCCTTCGCCGCGAAGCTGAACTGACCATTTAG